Proteins from one Panulirus ornatus isolate Po-2019 chromosome 28, ASM3632096v1, whole genome shotgun sequence genomic window:
- the MAPk-Ak2 gene encoding MAP kinase-activated protein kinase 2 translates to MEEPMMVDQVDDGSRSRAGVCVLNTKAKSILEEYVISNNVLGLGINGKVVECFSKKDQKKYALKVLRDSPKSRREVDLHCRGSTCPHVVAIIDVFENVYNNQKCLLVVMECMEGGELFQRIQDRADGAFTEREAACIMREICVAVQHLHLLNIAHRDLKPENLLYTHMSDDAALKLTDFGFAKETFSKESLQTPCYTPYYVAPEVLGPEKYDKSCDIWSLGVIMYILLCGFPPFYSNHGHAISPGMKKRIRTGQYTFPNPEWANVSQDAKDLIKGMLRTDPEERLTIFDVMKNKWIVQYSEVPQTPLHTSRVLREEGDLWQEVQDEMTRSLATMRVDYDTLQIKTLDHANNSLLSKRRKRATDN, encoded by the exons ATGGAGGAGCCCATGATGGTAGACCAGGTGGACGACGGTAGCAGGAGCCGCGCGGGGGTGTGCGTGCTCAATACCAAAGCCAAGTCTATACTAGAGGAATATGTAATTTCCAACAATGTGCTCGGCCTGGGCATCAACGGCAAAGTGGTCGAGTGCTTCAGTAAAAAGGATCAGAAAAAATATGCCTTAAAG GTTTTGCGTGACAGTCCAAAGTCTCGAAGAGAGGTGGACTTGCACTGTAGGGGATCAACTTGCCCACATGTTGTAGCAATAATTGATGTCTTCGAGAATGTTTACAATAACCAGAAATGCCTGTTGGTTGTCATGGAATG catGGAGGGTGGAGAGTTGTTCCAGCGAATTCAAGATCGAGCAGATGGTGCATTTACAGAGCGTGAAGCAGCCTGCATCATGAGAGAAATTTGTGTGGCTGTACAGCATCTTCATCTGCTTAATATAGCCCACAGAGATCTTAAGCCAGAAAATCTACTGTACACACACATGA GTGATGATGCTGCACTTAAATTGACTGATTTTGGGTTTGCTAAGGAAACATTTTCTAAGGAATCCTTGCAGACCCCATGCTACACACCATACTATGTTG CTCCTGAGGTGTTAGGACCAGAGAAGTACGACAAGAGCTGTGACATCTGGTCTTTAGGTGTAATTATGTACATTTT GCTTTGTGGATTCCCACCATTCTACAGTAACCATGGACATGCAATATCTCCGGGTATGAAAAAGCGGATTCGCACGGGACAGTACACTTTCCCTAATCCAGAGTGGGCAAATGTAAGCCAGGATGCCAAAGACCTGATTAAAGGAATGCTTCGTACTGACCCGGAAGAACGTCTTACAATCTTTGATGTAATGAAGAATAAATGGATTGTG CAATATTCAGAAGTGCCCCAGACACCACTTCATACATCAAGGGTACTGCGAGAGGAGGGAGACTTATGGCAGGAGGTTCAGGATGAGATGACACGCTCCCTTGCTACGATGCGTGTTGACTATGACACACTACAGATAAAAACATTAGACCATGCAAACAATTCTCTCCTTAGTAAGCGTCGTAAGAGAGCCACTGATAATTAA